One Babesia bovis T2Bo chromosome 4 map unlocalized Chr4_1, whole genome shotgun sequence genomic window carries:
- a CDS encoding putative DNA-directed RNA polymerase II subunit rpb7: MYFVVEQWKIINVKPSQLGPSYQQNIEEMLRNQVEGHCSSKYGYVVCVIRIIQNEVGRVQDGTGMIVVNVKYQAIVFKPFKDEVLDAIVTDVNKLGFFAQAGPLKAFVSRTAIQPSFVYDSDAANPCYTDGTISIKPQTEVRMRIQGIRYDNSNMFAIATVNADYLGAFENYGNG, from the exons ATGTATTTTGTTGTAGAACAATGGAAGATCATAAATGTAAAGCCATCTCAGCTGGGCCCGAGCTATCAACAAAATATTGAAGAGATGCTTCGTAACCAAGTGGAAGGCCATTGTAGTTCTAAATATGGATATGTAGTGTGTGTTATTCGTATTATTCAGAATGAAGTTGGGCGTGTGCAAGATGGCACAGGGATGATCGTAGTTAACGTTAAGTATCAAGCCATTGTTTTCAAACCATTCAAAGATGAG GTGCTAGATGCTATTGTGACGGATGTTAACAAATTAGGTTTTTTTGCTCAAGCAGGACCATTAAAGGCATTTGTTTCAAGAACAGCGATACAACCCAGTTTTGTATATGATAGCGATGCTGCTAATCCTTGTTACACTGATGGGACTATTAGCATCAAACCACAAACTGAGGTTCGTATGAGAATTCAAGGTATACGATACGACAATTCAAACATGTTTGCCATCGCAACCGTGAATGCGGACTATTTAGGTGCTTTTGAAAATTATGGAAATGGTT